TCAGGCCCGAGTTCCATCTCGTCTGCCATTAATTGTTTTTACTTGCTGTCAAACTGATGAAATCAACCTAAATCCACCACATATCCCATTAGAGCATGTCTTTGTGCTGCTAAGAAAAAAGCATGCTGCAGGCTTTAACTcaataaagacttttttttttttgagggtgCGTTAATAgtggcagacaaacacatggCAGACTGGCGAGTGGGTGAAGGGACTTACGATGCAGACGTGGATCTCATTGCTGGCTGAGAATGAGGGGTCACAAGTTATGGACACAGAATGCTCCAAGGAGAAATTCTTCACCACATACAAGTGCCTCAGCTGCTTACACACTTCCTCCACAGTCAAGCCCTtgatgggaagaagaaaagaaccaAATGTTAGCACGCAtgtcaaaaaaaactgaagggcTCGGCCTGCAGTTTGGCAGTGGGTTCAACATGCTATCTGGTTGGGATCCACCTTATTTAGGTTAAAGACCACAGGCTCATGTGCTTGTTATCTGCCGTCATGCTTGTTAAACAACTGGCAAGTGATGATCCTGTGTGGTGACAGAGTTGCCAATGGTCCTGTTTAGCTCAAATCCATATGATCCTGAAATTAATCTTGTAGTGTGGTCGGGGTTAACAAGGGATTGTCACGAGCGGCAAAGACATGAATGCCTGATTTTCTGGAAGACCAAAACTTGGATGCAAGACAACCAGACAAAGAGAATGAAATGTtagctaatttttttttctttctttctggggCACTTTTTAATACATGACTGAATTGTTTAGTGTCTTGGGCAAGAAATCTTTATTTTGCTCAGGGGGGCCGGTCGAGCACATATGAAAACCTGATCTTTCACAGTTCGCTGCTCCTTTTCATTTAAGAGGGGTGGTGGCGGCGGAGAGGCATGAAAAATGACCCTGAAACCCTTTAATTCAAAGTCTCCCTGCCTGGAACCTAGGTAACTCACTCGAGGCATGATCTCCTTGTTGAAGGTGAATGTGATGTTGGCACAGCTGTTGTCCGGGTAACTGGAGCTGGGGTGGCATTTGGTGAGAGGCGGGGGAGGGTTGGAGCGCCAGCACTCTCCAAAGTCGAGGCAGGGCTTCACAAAGCAGTGGCCCTCCCTGATGGGGATGCAGCTTTGACCTGAGGGACACCCGCCTTGACCTTTGGCACTCAGTTTGCATGACACAGGGCCACACCACATCTGGAGAGAGGAACATGACAGAGGAAACAGCGTTGAGATAATGTCACAGACCTTtctttgaattaaaaacacaaacaggactAGGGCTGATGATAAATTGATTAGCCCCCATTTTCTGgcattttattgctttattaAGGTACAGTGCTTACAGgaaggcggagagagagagtggggaggacaCGCGGCAAATGACCAGGGTCGGAATCGAGCCCCGGTTGACCGCGGGCGGACTCCAGCCTCCGGTGGGGGCGCCGGTACTACCAACTGAGCTAACCGACGCCCAGCCCCCATTTTCTACAACTAACAAATTAATTTCCATAACACCTTGCAGCAACATTCATGGTTCCCGGAGGATAAATCACACTCCCCTTGATGATCCCctaaatttttttcttgtggcaATGTTTAGTGAGATGTTTTGACAACAGTTGGCATCAAGATTCATTctattaaaaaacttttttcaaatcaagaGAAGCCAAAGTCCTCAGATGATAAATATTTTCTAAACACAAGCAGCCACACAAGAATGTAAACCACATAAAATAGTCTAAATCTggcaaaaagatttttttgatcAAAGAACAAATAAGGGGGGAAGAAAGGCATATTGAAAAATAAGTTAACCCATAAGGATCTTCAGCCAAATGCATCAAACACCCATTAGTCCTGACATTTGAATCCACATTTTGCCATTTGACAGTTTGTACTTCTATGGCACCAACTGAAAAGTGTCTGCGGCTCTGAATGCCATGGTTTAATACCCAGCCCTGAACATGACTGTGAAGTGGAATGGAATCAGTGACACCGCTTTTTCCCAGTCAAGGATATTAGCAGCTTTAGAAAGATTCATTTCTCCGTTGCACGTCAGGGGATACGCTTCTATAATCTGTGACACTCAAtctactgtttaaaaaaaaaaaaaaaaagtacggCAAAACCCGCAACAGTGTAACCGTTTTCCCACATCAGACCATGTTTAACATGGTGGCCTAAACCTTACAGGCAAAGATCCTTTTCAACCCATGATGCTTTTTTCCATGTGGGAAACACCATTGTTCACCTGGTGAGTGAAACAAGCGGGATAATAATAGAACTACCTCGGGCCGCTGCTGTATATCAGCCAGTCATCGCCCAGTTTGACTTTGGGAGATTCTGAACTGGCATCTGATACATATTTCTTACAGTGCCATTGtgttcctttttaaaacaaatgactgtgtAGAAGTATACTCCCCGAGCCAGCTCCACCCGATGACTGAGTGTTGTGGCCCGACATGGCACCTCTGAAGTTGGTGGAGTCTTAAGACACATGCATCCTTTGAGTCTCTTTATTACAGTTCTTCTCCCATTAGTAAACAATGACATCATGAGATTCAAAGCTGCTCAGAGCCACCATAAATACTGTCCTCCCCTTTTGCATCACTTCTGAATGTAGTCAGTGTGTTAAGACGTACCCTTGTGCACACAACTTTCCCATTGGAACAGTGGCAAGTGTTGCAGTCCTCCTCCCACTTGACTCCGTCAGGGGTGATATGTCCGCCAACAGAGCAAGGTTTTCTTGTCACTGTGTTGAACCACAAACACGCTGTTAGAAACATACAATAAAGGGTATGTTCGTTatgtggatttgtttttgacCATCTCGTGAGGACTTTTACCTTCGTGACAGTGTGGCCCGCTCCGGTCCGGTGGACACACGCAGCGATATCCGTTGATCTCATCCACACAAGTGGAGCCAAAGGCACATGGAGAGGACTGGCACTCATTAATATCTGTCAGGGGGAGAGCAAGAGGTAAGAAATGGCTCCTTCATGGAGTAAAGAGCACAGCCAGACAGCACACAAACATTGGGTTAAGCAGTCAGCACACAAATCTAATTCCTAAGCTAAATTCACTAAGGTCATGTGTCATTTGAacagtacatacacatacacaccagtTAATAAAGAACAAGCAAACATGCTTTCAATCAGCCCGGGACGTTTTTTGCCCAATGCAGCTTTATTAAAAGCAGCATCATTAGCAGGTATGCAGGCACTAAAGGCTGGACTTTGCAGAACAAAGGGTTTGCAATGGGAAAGAATGTGGCCATCTGAAAGCCTTTAAGAGGGAAAACAATCTATGTAATCAGTGTCAGAGAGCATGGCTGATTTGCTGTTGGCCTGCTAAGCCAGTTTCCCCTGGGGACGGCAGCAGGGCCTGCAGAGGTGACACCAAAATGGCTCGGGCTGGCCTGAAGCCCAGTGCACAGATAATTGGCCGACTAGACCTTTCATTTGGAGCAACTGGAACGGTCCCGCGATCCGGGTCTGCTCTAACTGACGGCTCGAACAGGGGGATCAGGAAAGCGCGGGATGCAGGGTTAATACTCACTGATCCGACAGTCTGGACCCGCGAAGCCTGGGGCACACTCGCAGCGGTACCAGTTATCCCCGTCAACACAGGTTCCACTGTTGTAActgcaagaagaaaagaaaaagagagacctCAGTTTTTATCTCAGGATACCCCCAGGCTTACAGGTTGAAGTCTATCCACGCTTCATTTATATCAAACCATTTCAGACTGGAATCGCCTTTTTAAAAGCAATTAAGGTAATCAGACTcgttctttttatttgacaagTGTGCATGGATTTGGGCGTTTGGTTAGGTAAGAGTCACATCTGGGAATTCACAGAGGAGGGATAGCTGATTGCATCGCAGGAATGACACAGAAGGGTGTATGCCTGGTTTTCTCggcagagagacagtgagaaagaCAGCCTGCAGGTGAAACTATGACACAGGAGAGGAAGCCTGTTTACATCTGTCTAAATCCACTTACCATGGGTGTGGACTGCAGTCGTTGGTAtctaaaagagaaaacaaaatagagagagagacagagacagaaagtgaGTAAGTGcgttgtattttttctttcctccctctcatgTATGAGTGGTTAGTGCACATGACAGCTGAGAGCACGTCTGAGCTTGCGTGTGCAGAGACATGTTGGGCTGGTTGGGCCTCAACCGATTACGCTGCCTTATTAACAAGGCAGTGCAAATACCAGAGTCGACTCTAAAAACTGTTTtccagctccaccaccacctaCAACACTTTCACAACCAGATTACCGCCTCGGCTATCCGCGAATTTATGCTTTTGCGTACATGCGTACAGGACAGTGATCCCAGACAAATGGAAGAGAGCGGTAGAACAAGTCGACATGTCACTGTTTGGACAGGAATGCAACAACGAGAGGGGAGTGTgttggatgaggaggaggaggagggggctaGAGAAACATCTGTCTCCACTTTCCTGaacccctttctctctcctccctcctccttctcctcctctcatggCCGGCAGCAGCCAGGGAGAGACcaaagagattaaaaagaaaacagaaaaaaggtaGAGATcaagagaggatgagagactTGGATTTAATCAGATGCAGGACTTCACCTCTGCACTGAGTAGCAAGAGGTTTATCATCATTTAATAGCAATAAATGTCCACCGTTATCCCCTCCACAACTCCTCCCTAAAGAGCACTTACTCTGGGTGCACGTGGGTCCCTCCCAGCCTTCCTTGCAGACGCAGGTGAACGACTCCCCGGCCACTACGCAGGTACCTCCATTCTCACAAGGGTTCGGGAGACAACTTGAGTTTTTGgctgagatggagagagacaaataGAAATCTGTCAGTGGGTTTTGTCCAACAACAAAGAGGATAATCAATCATAAACCTTAAACAGTCACAAGAGAACCGATGTTggcttgggttttttttttttttttttacttgggtttcctttttttcactcAAACGAAATCTGCATTCCGTGACTTTGAAGTGTAATGTCTGTGCAATCAGGGGATTTAAGCGGATACctgtatgtactgtaagtgGAGAGGGGGGAAATGGGCAAGgagggagatgggaggagaggaacagatCTGATTAAGACAGGTCTGTTCCAATctcgtgcgtgtgcatgtgtgtgtgtgtgtgagagagagagagaaaatatgaaaaatttaaCTGCCATGACCGAGCCTCACCTATGTTGCATGTCGTACCCTCCCAGCCTGGCGAACACTTGCACTGGAACGTGTCGCCCTCATCATGGCAGGTGCCACCATTGTTGCATGTAGCTTCATCACACTGACTTTCGCCTGCAGGGAGCATTTCAAATCCGTTGTTTGAGATGAACACCCACATGAGTAAATACAGTGTATAGGAGGTTGGGTAATTATATACAACCATAATCGCATACCATCAGCCTGCACAGACAGACTACATGggtgtggaaaacaaaaaaaaaaggactcttACGGGAGTGGCATGTCTTTCCCTTCCAGCCGTTCTTACACTCGCAGAAAAAGTCAGTCACCAGGTCTCGACATGTCCCTCCATTATGACAGGGGTTGGTGCTGCAGTCGTCGATGTCTGGTGGAGACATCGGAAGCGAGGGTCAATAATGTGCAGCACATCAAACAGACTTTGAATGTCGAAACATGGACTTAACAGTCCCACGAGGGGAGGCGCAGATTTGTTTTGACATCACAGAACAAGTAGTCCTACTCACTGATCTCACAGTGGTCGCCCTCCCAGCCATCGCCACAGATGCACTGGTACACGCTGACTTTGTCGATGCAGGTACCTCCGTTGCGGCATGGGTTGCTCTCGCAGTCATTGATGTctgaaattgtaaaaataaaatgcaagaTTGAGATTGATTTTTGATTCATCACTTTGAGTTGTGCCTCGTGTTCCACATTGCGTGTGTGAAATCTTACTCTCGTGACAGTAGGTGCCTCTGAACCCCTCCTGGCATTCGCAGCTGAACTGGCCTCCAGCCTGACTCCGGCAACGGCCGTGAGGTCCACACACATTCGACGAAATGTAACGCTCTCCTCCCGGTGTGCTGTTGGATGCCACAGCGACTGTGCAGCTGTCGATCACTGAGGAGACAAGAGGCAGTTAGACAGTGGAACAACTGGCAAAGCAAACACTTGTTATAAATCATAAAACACAGATGAGGAGGAATGgtgattccaaaaaaaaaaagatatagcCAACAAGTGCCAACAAGCAATCTATAAGGTAACATGGTGGTTGAAAATTCCCCATCCCCTCAGGAAAACAGTATCAGTggaataatgagaaaaaaaaacattgaatgaTGGGAGAAACAGCGATAAGCTTTTATGCTTTCATAAGCAATTCAGAGTGATCTTTGTCACTTTGCACTGAAATCCCTTCCTTTCGCCCTGTCTGATCAGGTTAGGAGCACCGGGTGCATTCGCTCCCCTGTAATCACTTAAATCTTGCCAAGAGCACAGAGGATCTCACCGTCTGGTATCTGACGCCGTGGTTGGTCCACTCACTCAATTACACATACTCGCACAGAAAATATGTGCACATTCattgaggagaggaaaaaaaagaggtagcCCACCAAGTCATTaccaagaacacacacagtgctaTCAGCCTTCTGCCAGATATTCAGTGAACTCAGAGGAGGGGAGAATCATTGGAAAGGCTttatggagagggagggaggcagtcATCAAGGAATCTACCGGCCCCCACTATAATAAATTGCTCACCTTAGCCAAGAAACTTCAGTgcacaaaactaaaacataagTATTGGCCTCGTGGGAAAAATGTGGGCAAAGTGTTCAAGCACATGGTGACGACCTGGCCTTATTCAGCGTTTTACTGCAGCACGCTATGCAGATCACCTTTCAGAGATGTTCTGGAAAAAGTCGGAGTAAAAAGCATGTGGTTACTGCCTGCAGGAGACGTACCTTTACACGTGGTGGTGCGACAGTGGTCTTTGAGGTGAGAGCAATTTTTGCCCTCGTAGTCCTCTGGGCACGCGCAGAAGTAGTCTGTGGCCAGGTTGAAGCAGGGCGCTCCATTCTGACACGGGTTGGGCAAGCAGTAATCGATATCCAGCTAGGGCAGAGAGGTATTGGATAGAGAGCAGTGAACCTGATAGCTGACATAGTTTCTGCTACACTAAACAGAGTAAAACCCACAGCATCCTCCCTACAGGCTGTGCCAGGAAATAACACACGCACAGCGCTttgaggaaaggggaaaaacaaggcAGAGACATAGGAGCCGTCCTCCGAGTCTGGGCTTCAGCATTGAGGAATGTATCCCGCTGTAGCCAGGAGCAGCTTCAACAAAGCACTCCCTTTTAAGAAGGACTGTGGAACAACAGCCATTTAAAAGGGTGGGGCAGGAAAACTTTACAACGAACCAAAGATACAGCAATGCAATGCTGGCAGAaaaggggttgggggggtaTAAGGGCTTAAGATGCTACATGATAGCAGGGAggatgcatgcatgtgtgcttAAATGTGTGTGGGATGGTGGTGGGAGTACGTGTCTCACCTGGCAGAGATTTCCTGAGAAGCCAGCCAGACACAGGCACTGGAAGCCGTTCACTTCGTCCTGGCAGCGCCCGTCGTTCAGACACGGTGAACTCGTACACTCATCGATGTCTCTCTCGCAGTGCTCGCCGGCGAAGCCAGGGGGGCACATGCAACGATACCCGTTCACCAAGTCCTAGGACACAGAAACAAGGGTGAACCGCATGCACATATTCAAATGTGATTAATGGTTTTGACAGGGTGGGGTCCAAAACAATAACCGTCGAACCAgcgaacagaacagaacagaacagagcgaggccgggggggggggggggggggggggggggggttgtgacaAGTTTAGAGGAAAATTAACACAGCTTCGCatttatttcaacacattttcctgGCATGGGCTCAACACAATAATGTTTGTGGTAATTCAATCTACTGTGGTCAAGGAACTTGTGAGTCCCTCCCTTAGAAACCTCTCTGAACCTACTCCCCTCAGATTTGATTTCAGAGAGGAATTCCACAACAATTCCTTTTTCAGTTTGGAGAGAACAGTTTATTGCAGCTATTTATAAAACCACTGTAAATGTCTCAGCCTTCaactgaaaatacattttaaaaagtaaagaaaaacacaataaaacaaacaaataagctGGCAAACAAAGCAGTGATACCAGATAGAACTAGACGTTTTTGACCCAACACGTACCTTGCAAGTTCCCCCATTCTGGCACTGGTCCTTGCAGTCGTTTATATCTgcacaggaaaacaaatctgAGGATTAATTCTGAACAGCTTGAGTGAATAGTCTGTCTCTGAAAACAAGTTTTGTGCTTTCTGTTTCCCATGCTAGGGGCCTTTAAAAACATCGCTGGAGCTAAAGCTAGAGGCTCTGCGAGAGTTGGATAACGTGGCTGCAGAATCAGTGCAACATGGAGTATTGAGCAATCCTGTCTGCTGCCAAGTGAAACTAGTGCTGGGATTGTTTTGAGCCACCTCTAATCACCACAGCCTTGGCCACACACACGgctaataataatacagcagATTCATAGTGCAGGGAAAGGCTGTACTCGTCCAACTGTTTGCTTTATGCTTTCATGTTACAGCTTTAATTGAGGCTGCCCGTAACggacaggaaagaaagaaagaacgaacAACGGGACAGGAGCTGGACAGGCGTCCCACTCCACAGCTGCTGATGACAGCCTTCAACTCACCGATGTCGCAGTTCTGCCCCGTCCAACCAGGGACACACTCGCAGAAGTATCCACCAATGAGGTTGCGGCACGAGTTGGCATTGAGACAGGGCTTGCTATCACATTCGTTGGCAtctagagagggagagaaggggttAGTGGCAGATGCATGTGCAGTTGGCAGGCGTCAAGTGGTGGAAAGAGCTCAGAGGGCTTACCGATCAAACATGTCTTCCCCGTCCACTGTGAGGGACAATGACACTTGTAGCCATTGACCAGGTCCTGGCAGGTCCCACCGTGGTTACAGGGGTTTGAAGAGCAGTCGTCGACATCTGTGCAAGAGAATCCAATTTGGGATTATTCGACATGATATTTTCCGTGAGAGTGTGACGTTTAGTGGATGCAGGTCGATTGCAAACTCACTGATGGTGCAGGAGGGGCCGCTCCAGCCGAGCGCACACTGACATTCGTAGCCTTGAGCTGTTTCTGAGCAGCTTCCTCCGTTAGAGCACGGATTGGACAGACAGGCGTGTTCCGCTGGGAAGAGAAAGACAgtttggtcacacacacacacacacacaggtcacggACACAGGTCACGGACACACAGGTCACGGACACACAAGAGTTGATTTAGGAAGGAAAAATTCCCCCCTTGAATGCGCCTTTTGTCAATTTTTCAAACTTGACCTTTTTTGCCAGGAAACCTGATATTTAGATTGACGTACTATTGTAGCTGCTGTA
The sequence above is a segment of the Scophthalmus maximus strain ysfricsl-2021 chromosome 10, ASM2237912v1, whole genome shotgun sequence genome. Coding sequences within it:
- the jag1b gene encoding protein jagged-1b, which encodes MILRRGSVVAAFLLCFLAKVSEAKGQFELQISSMHNANGELLSGACCDGARNAGDRKCARDECDTFFKVCLKEYQSRVSAAGPCSFGMGSTPVLGGNTFSFRSSVRNDKSRIVLPFRFAWPRSYTLIVEALDFSNETSGADGKLIEKASHSGMINPSPHWQKLTHNGPVAQFEYQIRVSCDEHYYGFGCNKFCRPRDDFFGHYTCDYNGNKTCLEGWSGPDCNTAICRQGCSTEHGSCKEPGGCKCLYGWQGQYCDKCIPHPGCVHGTCVEPWQCLCDTNWGGHLCDKDLNYCGTHQPCLNGGTCINTGPDKYQCTCADGYSGANCERAEHACLSNPCSNGGSCSETAQGYECQCALGWSGPSCTINVDDCSSNPCNHGGTCQDLVNGYKCHCPSQWTGKTCLIDANECDSKPCLNANSCRNLIGGYFCECVPGWTGQNCDIDINDCKDQCQNGGTCKDLVNGYRCMCPPGFAGEHCERDIDECTSSPCLNDGRCQDEVNGFQCLCLAGFSGNLCQLDIDYCLPNPCQNGAPCFNLATDYFCACPEDYEGKNCSHLKDHCRTTTCKVIDSCTVAVASNSTPGGERYISSNVCGPHGRCRSQAGGQFSCECQEGFRGTYCHENINDCESNPCRNGGTCIDKVSVYQCICGDGWEGDHCEINIDDCSTNPCHNGGTCRDLVTDFFCECKNGWKGKTCHSRESQCDEATCNNGGTCHDEGDTFQCKCSPGWEGTTCNIAKNSSCLPNPCENGGTCVVAGESFTCVCKEGWEGPTCTQNTNDCSPHPCYNSGTCVDGDNWYRCECAPGFAGPDCRININECQSSPCAFGSTCVDEINGYRCVCPPDRSGPHCHEVTRKPCSVGGHITPDGVKWEEDCNTCHCSNGKVVCTRMWCGPVSCKLSAKGQGGCPSGQSCIPIREGHCFVKPCLDFGECWRSNPPPPLTKCHPSSSYPDNSCANITFTFNKEIMPRGLTVEEVCKQLRHLYVVKNFSLEHSVSITCDPSFSASNEIHVCIATEDHRLDQSPIKEITDRIIDLVSKRNGNNTIISAIAEVRMPSPSKTDYLVPLLSSVFIVIWVLVLVSILLWCMRRRRKQSSHGVSAAAVAEDNTTNNVREQLNQIKNPIEKHVGLTVAIKDYENKNSIIAKIRTNNPEGDEDDKERHLQKGRFAKQPAYTLVERDEKTPISTSKHPNWTNKQDNRDLETANSINRMDYIV